One Fretibacterium sp. OH1220_COT-178 DNA window includes the following coding sequences:
- a CDS encoding hydroxyethylthiazole kinase — MTKSLKDCTGRDVEAAWRALRERRPLIFHVTNDVAAPLQANVCLAVGASPLMSRHPEETEELIALSSGFLANLGTPTPDSVRVVNLGLSAARKKGCMTLLDPVGYGASRLRVDLFDGIMREHPLSILKGNAGEISLMAGVGGSTRGVDAVGAGDLRRGVLELSRRHGCVTCATGPEDLIGDGTAVATVRGGSALLPLVSGSGCVSGTVVLAVAAACGDPALGTLCGLLAMGIASERAEKSARGSGSFAAGLVDELHRLEPEHLSADSGRWSVEVPR; from the coding sequence GTGACAAAATCGTTGAAGGACTGCACCGGGAGGGACGTGGAGGCGGCATGGCGCGCCTTGCGGGAGCGGAGGCCGCTGATCTTCCACGTCACCAATGACGTGGCGGCACCGCTTCAGGCCAACGTCTGCCTGGCGGTGGGGGCCTCCCCGCTCATGTCCAGGCATCCGGAGGAAACCGAGGAGCTGATCGCCCTCTCGAGCGGCTTCCTGGCGAATCTGGGGACCCCGACGCCGGACTCCGTCAGGGTCGTGAACCTGGGGCTCTCCGCGGCGCGGAAAAAGGGCTGCATGACGCTTCTGGACCCGGTCGGCTACGGGGCGTCGCGCCTGAGGGTCGACCTCTTCGACGGGATCATGAGGGAACACCCGCTGTCGATCCTCAAGGGGAATGCGGGAGAGATCTCCCTGATGGCCGGGGTGGGAGGATCGACCCGAGGGGTGGATGCCGTTGGGGCCGGGGACCTGAGGCGCGGGGTGCTCGAGCTGTCGCGGCGCCATGGCTGCGTGACTTGCGCCACGGGGCCCGAGGACCTGATCGGCGACGGGACGGCCGTGGCGACGGTGAGGGGTGGGAGCGCCCTTCTCCCCCTGGTCTCCGGAAGCGGGTGTGTCTCCGGAACGGTCGTGCTGGCGGTCGCGGCGGCCTGCGGCGACCCGGCCCTGGGAACGCTCTGCGGGCTGCTTGCGATGGGCATCGCCTCGGAGCGGGCGGAGAAGAGCGCACGGGGGAGCGGCTCCTTTGCGGCCGGCCTGGTGGACGAGCTTCATCGGCTCGAACCGGAGCACCTTTCCGCCGACTCCGGCCGCTGGAGCGTGGAGGTCCCGCGATGA
- the pssA gene encoding CDP-diacylglycerol--serine O-phosphatidyltransferase — translation MSFLKGRKWRRRRKPLEFRQIAPNMVTSGNLLCGLFSLMLAVEGRFVPAAWLVFFAVIFDGLDGKVARSLGGGTQFGLEFDSLADLVSFGVAPGMLVYMASLRGVGGLFGVVAACFFVLCVALRLARFNVVHVPGPFQGLPSPAGGLFVASFVLADAILHPAAMAAILAFAGFLMVSSVPYANLKKLTKRSADRKRCMALLVMVSLCFAFLGAAAPLFLFALYIVSGLVRFDWGQWLLLPEARNQEAVTKPH, via the coding sequence GTGAGCTTTTTGAAGGGCCGCAAATGGAGGCGCAGGCGCAAGCCGCTCGAGTTCCGACAGATCGCCCCCAACATGGTGACGAGCGGCAATCTGCTCTGTGGCCTGTTTTCTTTGATGCTGGCCGTGGAGGGGCGGTTCGTGCCGGCCGCGTGGCTGGTGTTCTTTGCCGTGATCTTCGACGGGCTGGACGGCAAGGTGGCGCGCAGTCTGGGAGGGGGTACCCAGTTCGGTCTCGAGTTCGACAGCCTGGCCGACCTGGTCAGTTTCGGGGTCGCCCCGGGCATGTTGGTCTATATGGCCTCTCTCAGAGGAGTGGGTGGGCTTTTCGGCGTCGTGGCGGCCTGTTTCTTCGTCCTCTGCGTCGCACTCCGTCTGGCGCGCTTCAACGTCGTCCACGTTCCCGGTCCCTTCCAGGGGCTTCCCAGCCCGGCGGGCGGGCTTTTCGTGGCCTCCTTCGTGCTGGCCGACGCGATCCTCCATCCGGCGGCGATGGCGGCCATCCTTGCCTTCGCGGGTTTCCTCATGGTGTCGAGCGTCCCCTACGCGAACCTCAAGAAGCTCACCAAGAGGAGTGCCGACAGGAAACGCTGCATGGCGTTGCTGGTCATGGTGTCCCTGTGTTTCGCGTTCCTCGGCGCGGCGGCTCCGCTCTTCCTCTTCGCCCTCTACATCGTCAGCGGCCTGGTCCGCTTCGATTGGGGGCAGTGGCTTCTTTTGCCGGAGGCCAGAAACCAGGAGGCCGTCACAAAGCCGCATTGA
- a CDS encoding phosphatidylserine decarboxylase family protein: MKFAKDGISTIAFLALTTAAFALVSVVPMTVMAVLTAFVVWFYRDPDRTTPEEEGLFTSPADGRVVEISEAEHPFTGPAVKVGIFMNVFSVHVNRAPCMGRVDYLEYVPGRKIAAFAPKASEVNERNLVGLSTPHGPVLMVQIAGLLARRIVCRLRRGEVLQAGQRYGMIRLGSRVDIYLPKDVRLIAKLGDKVHAGVSSLGVMDP, from the coding sequence TTGAAGTTCGCAAAGGACGGGATTTCGACGATCGCGTTTCTCGCTCTGACCACGGCGGCCTTCGCCCTCGTCTCCGTCGTGCCCATGACGGTCATGGCCGTTCTGACGGCCTTCGTGGTCTGGTTCTACCGCGACCCCGACCGCACGACGCCGGAGGAGGAGGGGCTTTTCACCTCTCCGGCCGACGGCCGGGTCGTGGAGATATCGGAGGCGGAGCACCCCTTCACGGGGCCGGCGGTGAAGGTGGGGATCTTCATGAACGTCTTCAGCGTACACGTGAACCGCGCGCCCTGCATGGGGCGGGTGGACTATCTGGAATACGTGCCGGGGAGGAAGATCGCCGCCTTCGCCCCAAAGGCCTCGGAGGTCAACGAGCGCAACCTCGTGGGGCTCTCCACCCCGCACGGTCCCGTTCTGATGGTCCAGATTGCGGGGCTTCTCGCGAGACGCATCGTCTGCCGGCTGAGGCGGGGCGAGGTCTTGCAGGCCGGGCAGCGCTACGGAATGATCCGTCTGGGGTCCCGTGTTGACATCTATCTGCCGAAGGATGTAAGATTGATAGCCAAGCTTGGAGATAAGGTCCATGCCGGAGTCTCTTCTTTAGGAGTGATGGATCCGTGA